The following coding sequences lie in one Bacillota bacterium genomic window:
- a CDS encoding DUF1343 domain-containing protein, producing MNRKSVRAGLLVAALSVAAPVTGSVIRGQGAGAGPAVEGVVRVRPGIEVLLAKHRQMLAGRRVGLITNPTGVLPDLTHDLDALIRAGVQVVAAFGPEHGVRGSLQAGVKQSGIEVDPDTGIPFYPLYGKDREQIAAAFRESGTDLILFDIQDVGTRFYTYIWTMSDSLEAAALAGIPVVVLDRPNPIGGVAVGGPVLEARFASFVGRYPIALRHGMTAGELARLFNDRFVPEATGGRRARLDVIPMEGWRRSMYFDETGLPWVMPSPNMPTLETALVYPGQGLFEGTNLSEGRGTTRPFELIGAPFVKPLELAARLNALKLPGVRFRAAYFTPTFSKYQGQVVGGVQVHVTDRRQYRPVETALEILATVRHLYPAQFEWRTSGSSGGRPRYFIDLLAGTDRVRSALDAGESPAAIAAAWQAQLEAFEALRARYLIYPE from the coding sequence GTGAACAGGAAGTCGGTCCGCGCAGGCCTCCTGGTGGCCGCGCTGAGCGTCGCAGCACCCGTCACCGGCAGCGTCATCCGGGGTCAGGGCGCGGGGGCCGGTCCGGCGGTGGAGGGGGTGGTGCGCGTGCGACCGGGCATTGAAGTGTTGCTGGCGAAACACCGCCAGATGCTGGCCGGGCGGCGGGTGGGGCTTATCACCAACCCGACTGGGGTCCTGCCCGACCTGACCCATGACCTGGACGCCCTGATCCGGGCCGGTGTGCAGGTGGTGGCGGCGTTCGGCCCGGAGCATGGAGTCCGGGGCAGTCTGCAGGCGGGGGTCAAACAGAGCGGCATCGAGGTCGATCCCGACACCGGCATCCCCTTCTACCCGCTTTACGGCAAAGACCGGGAGCAGATTGCGGCGGCTTTCCGGGAGTCCGGCACCGACCTCATCCTGTTCGACATCCAGGACGTGGGCACCCGGTTCTACACCTACATCTGGACGATGTCGGACTCCCTGGAGGCGGCGGCACTGGCCGGCATCCCCGTGGTGGTGCTCGACCGCCCCAACCCCATCGGCGGCGTGGCGGTGGGGGGGCCCGTCCTCGAGGCGCGCTTTGCCAGCTTCGTCGGACGCTACCCCATCGCGCTGCGGCACGGCATGACGGCGGGTGAACTCGCGCGCCTCTTCAACGATCGCTTCGTGCCCGAGGCCACAGGCGGGCGCCGCGCTCGGCTCGACGTCATTCCCATGGAAGGGTGGCGCCGGTCGATGTACTTTGACGAGACCGGGCTACCCTGGGTGATGCCCTCCCCCAACATGCCCACCCTCGAGACGGCGCTGGTGTACCCGGGGCAAGGCCTCTTCGAGGGGACGAACCTGTCCGAGGGGCGCGGCACCACCCGGCCCTTTGAACTGATCGGCGCTCCCTTCGTGAAGCCGTTGGAGCTCGCCGCCCGGCTCAACGCGCTGAAGTTGCCCGGCGTGCGCTTCCGGGCCGCCTACTTCACGCCGACGTTCAGCAAGTACCAGGGGCAGGTGGTGGGCGGCGTACAGGTTCACGTGACCGACCGCCGCCAGTACAGGCCGGTCGAGACCGCCCTCGAAATCCTGGCCACCGTCCGGCACCTCTACCCTGCGCAGTTTGAATGGCGCACGAGCGGATCGTCAGGCGGCAGGCCGCGCTACTTCATCGACCTGCTGGCGGGTACCGACCGGGTGCGAAGTGCGCTCGACGCCGGGGAGAGCCCTGCGGCCATCGCAGCCGCATGGCAGGCGCAGCTGGAAGCGTTTGAGGCTTTGCGGGCACGGTATCTCATCTACCCGGAATAG